The DNA segment CCCTCCGCGCGAGCGCGCCCCGCTGGCGCCGTGCGCTCGCGGTCGTGGCACCGGTCTCGCTGCTCGACCGCACGCCCGCCGACGAGCGGCTGCCGGCCGCTCCGCTCGCGACCTAGGCTGGCCGGGTGTCTGCGCGCGTCTCCCTCGTGATCCCCGTGCGCGATGCGGCGAGCGCGAAGAGCCGGCTCGCGGGCGACGGCGGGGCCAAGGCGGATGCCCGGCGCGCCGCCCTCGCCGCCGCGATCGCCCTCGACACGGTGTCGGCGGCCCGAGGTGCGCGCGAGGTCGGCGAGCTCATCGTCGTCGGCTCGCTGCCCGAGGCGCTGCCGGGGGTGCGCGTGGTCGACGACCCCGGCTTCGGGCTGCTCGTGGCGATCGGAGCGGGGCTCGCGGCGGCCGATCCGGCGAGCCCGACGGCCGTGTTGCTCGGCGACCTGCCGGCCCTGCAGCCCGCCGACCTCGACGCCGCGCTGGTCGCGGCGAGCGAGCACCACTGGGCCTTTGTGCCCGACGCCGAGGGCGCGGGAACGACGCTCGTCACGGCCGCCGCCGGCCTGCCGCACGCCCTGCGCTTCGGCGCGGGCTCGGCCGAGGCGCACCGCGACGCCGGCTACGTCGAGCTCGACGTTCCCGAGCGCTCGGGCCTGCGCCGCGACGTCGACACGCCCGCGCAGCTCGCCGCCCTCGCGGCGCTCGCCGCGGCGGGCGCGGTGCTGCTCGGGCCGCGCACGGCCGCCCTGCTGTAGCGGCCTACGCGGCGGGCGGGCCCTGCTCGGCGGCGGCCGGGTCCATCCAGAACGGGTCCCAGTAGGTGCCGTCCGGGTCCTGGAACGCTCGGCTGTACATGAAGCCGAGGTCGCGCGGCTCGAACGGGGTGCCGCCGGCCTCGACGGCGCGGGCGACGAGGGCGTCGACATCCTCACGGCTGTCGCAGCTGAGCGCGTACTGCGCGCCGATCGCCGCGCGAGCATCCGCCACCGCATGGCCGGGGATGAAGCTGCCGAAGAACTCGTAGGTCAGCAGCATGACGTAGATGGTGTCGCTCACGACGATGCACGAGGCGTTCTCGTCGGAGAACATCGGGTTGAGGCGCCAGCCGAGCGCCTCGTAGAAGGCGGTCGCGCGAGCGACGTCGGTGACGGGGACGTTGATGAAGACCATGGTGGACATGGCCCCCACTATCCTCCCGATCGCACCTCGGCAACAGTCAGGGTCAGTCGACGGCCCGTCGCGGCGTAGCCCTGCTCGCGGTGCGCCTGGGCGACGGCGACCCGCTCGGGTGCGGGCGAGCCGTACGTCGTCGTACGCTGCCGGGCGACCCGCCCGATCGAGGCGGCGAGGGCCTCGAGCTCGGCGACCGTCTTCTCCGAGCCGTTGTCGGCGCCGGCCATGCGGCTGATCGTCTCCTCCATGAGGGTGCCGCCGAGGTCGTCGGCGCCGCCGCGCAGCATGAGCCGCGTGCCGTCGTCGCCGAGCTTCACCCACGAGGTCTGGATGTGGTCGATGCGTCCGTGCAGCATCAGGCGCGCGACGGCGTGCACCGCGCGGTTCTCCTGCGGCGTCGGGCCGGGGCGGGCCACGCCCGCGAGGTAGATCGGCGAGCTCGCGTGCACGAAGGGCAGCAGCACGAACTCGGTGAAGCCGCCGGTGTCGTCCTGCACGCGCGCGAGGGTGCGCAGGTGGGCGACCCAGTGGGGCGGAGCATCCACGTGCCCGTACATCATGGTGCTCGATGACCGGATGCCCAGCCGATGCGCGGTGGAGACGATCTCGATCCACTCCGCGGCGGGCAGCTTGCCCTTGGTGAGCACCCAGCGCACCTCGTCGTCGAGAATCTCGGCGGCGGTGCCGGGGATCGTGTCGAGCCCGGCCTCCTTCGCCGCGGTGAGGAACTCGGCGAACGAGAGCCCCGTGCGGGCGGAGCCGTTGACGATCTCCATGGGGCTGAAGGCGTGCAGGTGGATGCCCGGCTGGCGGCTCTTCACCTCGCGGGCGAGGTCGAAATAGGCGGTGCCGGGGAGGTCGGGGTGGATGCCGCCCTGCATGCAGATCTCGGTCGCACCG comes from the Microcella frigidaquae genome and includes:
- the cofC gene encoding 2-phospho-L-lactate guanylyltransferase; the encoded protein is MSARVSLVIPVRDAASAKSRLAGDGGAKADARRAALAAAIALDTVSAARGAREVGELIVVGSLPEALPGVRVVDDPGFGLLVAIGAGLAAADPASPTAVLLGDLPALQPADLDAALVAASEHHWAFVPDAEGAGTTLVTAAAGLPHALRFGAGSAEAHRDAGYVELDVPERSGLRRDVDTPAQLAALAALAAAGAVLLGPRTAALL
- a CDS encoding VOC family protein, translating into MSTMVFINVPVTDVARATAFYEALGWRLNPMFSDENASCIVVSDTIYVMLLTYEFFGSFIPGHAVADARAAIGAQYALSCDSREDVDALVARAVEAGGTPFEPRDLGFMYSRAFQDPDGTYWDPFWMDPAAAEQGPPAA